CATTTTGAATTTTTACATCTTTCTATATATGTTATGATTGAATTtggctttttttgtttctttaaattgtCTTTATCCTGTTTTATCTTTCTTGTGGAACATTTATCCAAATTCCTTCTCTTTAACTtttgtttcattcttttctGACCTGCGAGGGAAATGTCCTTCATGTTCATACCTCAGTGGTTTactgaggaaacacaaacaagcactgATTCCCACTGACGAGTCACTTCATGGACCTggacacatttcattttcagaataCTTTCATGTGCAAAAGCATAaaaggatgaatgaatgaataaatagcTGTTGTAACAAAAGAATCTTCTGGACCTGTTTCCTGTCTCGTGGGTCAGGTGGTCAGCGTGGGCGTGACGCTCCGAGGCGTTCCCCTCTCGACATCATCATGAGCCAGATACGCCGGAAGCGCACGGCCTCCGACAGGAAGCCGCTCGGACGCTTCCTGTCCCGGACGTCGGAGCGGACGGGGGGGATTCCTGAGGACGGGGAGTCGGGGGGGCGGGAGGAGAGAGCACCGAGCTCAGGTGGGTTTCCACAGATGagaccttttccttttcctcgtGGTGAGACTGTCAGAGCACAGATCGGCTTCAAGAGAtcttctactgtgtgtgtgtgtgtgtgtgtgtgtgtgtgtgtgtgtgtgtgtgtgtgtgtgtgtgtgtgtgtgtgtgtgtgtgtgtgtgtgtgtgtgtgtgtgtgtgtgtgtgtgtgtgtgtgtgtgtgtgtgtgtgtgtgtgtgtgtgtgtgtgtgtgtgtctcaggagCAGAAGAGGACGAGCGAGACGTCAGCTGGggtcgagtgtgtgttttcctgcagaggCTCGGGAAGAAGGCCGACAGCAGGAGCCTCAGTCTGGCTCACTGTGATGTGACCGCTACAGACCTGCTGGAGCTaggtacacacgcacacacacacagacacacacacacaggcacacacacagacacacacacacacagacacacacacacacagtaacacacacacgcacaggcacacacacagacacacacacacacagtaacacacacacgcacagacacaagcaCCTGAACAACTTTATAACCGAGAGAGGAGCCGGAGTCACAAAGTTAGTTTCACGAGACTAAAGGTTCAGAGGAGCTGGGAGGACTGAAACCTGCTGCTCCAGGATCAGTTCAGGTTCTGTGCACACGGTCATGGCTGTGCTGGTTTCCCACCTGTTCCCTCCTCAGCCACGTTGCTCCAGTTCCTGcctcagctggaggagatggacgTTTCCTGGAACGAGCTGATTGGTGGAAGTCTGCAGGCGCTGACCTCTCACCTCCATCTTGTGGGCGGGGCCAGGACGCTGAGGCTGTGCGGCTGCAGGCTGAAcgctgatgatgtcactgcacTGGGTGGGACATGTTGATGGTTTCCTCTCCGGTTCTCCGGTGTCTGTCAGATGATGTGAAACCCGAGAGCAGCTTGAACTTGTGGTTCTGCAGGTGAAGCCCTCGGCTGCGTCCCACACCTGGagatcctggatctgtcctGGAACGGAGGGGTGGGAGGCGGAGGGTTGCAAGGCCTCCTGGGtaaagtcccccccccactgagGGAGCTCCGCctggtttcctgtcagctctcTGCAGCTGATGCTTCGGCTCTGGGTGATAAACCAAACTCCATTAACACATTTATAAGAACGGAACGATAGAGCGATCGCTGTCAGAAAgacatttcccatgatgccctGAGGCACAGCCctgatgctctgtgtgtgttgtctgtccTCAGGGGGGGTTCTGTCCTCTCTGCCCAGACTCTCGGTGCTGGACGTCTCCTGTAACCCTCGTCTCTCGCAGGGCGGCGGCGGGGGCGGCGGCTTCAGCGACCTGGCCGCCGCCCTCTGCCACGCCCCCTCCCTCACCACACTTGGACTGCAGGCCTGCGGTCTGTCCTCCAGCTGCCTGGACGCTCTGGGTAGGACATCTTCTCTCGGTGTGTGCTCTCATCAGAGTGTGTTTGAGCTGATGACATGTCGCCCCCTCTGTCCTACAGGTGGTTCGCTCCGCCAGCTCCCCTCCGTGCGCGAGATGGACCTGTCCTGTAACAAGGGACTCTCTGGAGGACTGCACCCCCTCACCGTCCACCTGGCTCACCTCCCACGCCTGGAGAGCCTGGACCTTCACCTgtgctgtctcacacacactgacctggaGGCCCTCAGTacgttggtctgtgtgtgtgtgagtgtgtgtgtgtgtgtgtgtgtgtgtgcatgtgcacgagCAGCAGTCATGTGACCCCTTGTCTTCAGTCCAGGTGCTCCCCTCTCTGACGGCGCTCACAGAGCTCAACGTGTCGTCCAATCAGGAGGCAGGAGCTGTCGTTCACGCGCTGGTCTCCGCCCTCCCTCTGACGCAGATGAAGCGTCTGCCGCTGAACAGCTGCCGCCTCAGTGAGGAGTCCTTCACCGCTCTGGGTACAAATACACTACTGGTACTACGATTACTACCAGTACTCCTCCTAGTACTGCTGCTGTGGTAGAGCTGCTTCTTCAGTCGGGCAGCTGCAGTTCTTCAGAACTCGgctgctctggctgctctggctgctctggctgctctggcTCACGGCTCTTTTCGTACAGGGTTGAATTGTCTCCTGATTGTGGCTCCAGGGTGAACGTGTGTCGTTGTTCTGACCTGGAGGagttgtgtgtgtagttgttctGACCTggaggagttgtgtgtgtctgtgtgtctcagccCTGGCTGTGCCCTTCCTCCACACTGTGGATGTGTCCTGGTGCAAAGCGGTGGGGGGTCGCGTGGCTCTTCTCCTGGACGCTCTGCAGCCGGCGCTCGTCCAGGAGCTTCGTCTCAGCAGCTGTGAGCTCTCCACCGAGGACCTGCAGCACTTAGGTAACAGCCCAACAGggacagcagctgtttgtgttcaggtgctTCCATTTCTCAGAATGAAGATAAGTGTCCTGAGGTGTTGGTGGAGGGAGAGAACCTCCCCCCCCAGGGTCCAGTGCAGTATGAGAGTAAACGTTCTGACTTCTTCACCCTGGTGACCTGTGAGTGATGATCTCCCtaactctccccccccccgtgtgtctgGTGCAGCCGTGGTCTGCAGACGTGGTTGTATGTCGTCTCTACTGGTTCTGGATCTGTCCTACAACGGTTCGGTGGGCTCCGCCGGCTGGTCCGCCCTGTTCGAGGCCGGAGGCCTGGGCTCGCTGGAGGACGTCGACCTCAGCCTGCGACCTTCGACCTCGGCCTCCTGCTCGGCCTGGCTGCCGGCGCTGCTCTGTGCTCTGCCTCGCCTGCCGGCGCTGACCCGGCTGGCCATGCAGCGCTGGACCATGAGCTCCCGGGAGCGACAGCAGCTGAGCCACAGCGCCAGGAAACGGAACGTCCTGCTGGAGCTGGATCCAGACTCTAGAGACACAGCTTCATCAGGTCAGACGACCAATCAGGAGAGTCCAGAGGAGTAGGCACCTTGGAGGGAATCCAGCTAATCTGATCTCGTTTAGCTGGATTATCAAACATGGAAGATTtaacagcattaaagtaaatatcataaatataaaCTAACTTTGTGATCCCAACAGATTATTCTtacaacacagagaaatgtggATCTGATGCTTTTGTCTTCTCAGGTCTGGAAAATACTACAAATCATTTTCAGGTGTTTTTCCTTTAGAAACTTTTTAGAAACTTTCTTGGCAAAGTTAGAATCCACAGCTTCGGCTGAACTGACAGATACAGAGACTACAAATCAAAGTGTTGGTCAAATGTTTCATTGACAAGAAGTCGTCCTTAAAGTACTGAGTTAGTATTCAGTGTATGACAGCTGTGGAGGAACAACCTCGAACATTTAATTGGTTCATCACTTCCTCCTGGTCGACTGCTCACGTCATCGATCACACGTCCTCTGCTTCCTACGAGCTTTAATCAGTATTTAAGTGTAATTGGTTTGGAATCATTCAATTGAACAACACATAGGATTTTAGGTCAGTATGTTTGATTGACAGTCGGTGCTGAAGTTCATAGATGAATTTTTGGAAACTTGAACTTTTAGCACAATGTACTTTTACGAGTTGATTCTGTGCATTAAAGATTAAACTGTAAACATGAAGCTGGAATGAAGATTTTCATCTTTGATAAAGAATTCAGTTTAATGTTTAGAAGATTATCCAACTAATCTATATCTCTGCTAATGTTTAGAAATGAACCTGAAACTTTGATATTTGACAGTGAACGTGTGATAACACATTCTGATTGGATTTTCACctgatatattgtatttgaaagTTTCTGATGTAAGTTAATGTTCAGTTACATTTAAAACTTATCAAGCagcatcagtttgtttttacttttatactgaAATCAAAGTTAAAGGATTTTGTTTCCATGAAGATGAGAATTTGAATGCACAGACAGTATTCAGAAAACCCacagtaataataaaagtatataAGCGTAGTTTtagtaaaacagaaataaattcaATAATTAACAAGTCTCATTTTTTGTCACAtccactgagacaaacactttgttttattttccttgttCATCTTGGATACAGTAGTGAAGTTGGGACTCTCTGTACAAGTGATGCAGACGTTTGatccaaaaataaaaggaaataaaaccatGAAACAAGCAAACAGCTAAATTCAAGTTGACAGAAAAACTGTGacgtattttttttaacttgaagCACAAACATTTCTTCTAAAACCTGAAACAGTTGCTTTAAAAAGCAAACGCTAACTTAAGGAAAGGACACTGAAGCAAAAAGGTTGGTTTGCATTAACAGAGCAGTGGTCACATGTCAAACACCTACAGGTGACGAGGGGTCAATAAAATAATCACTAAGCTCCTAACTACAGACAAATCTATCAAAACAATGTCTGTTCCATTACACATCAACATTTAGATCGGATTAATATCTTGTGTTAGTAGCTCATCTGGAGCTGAGCTGTAAAATGAAAGAAGCTCCAGACGCACGTCTCCGTCCAGGAGGA
The window above is part of the Platichthys flesus chromosome 21, fPlaFle2.1, whole genome shotgun sequence genome. Proteins encoded here:
- the lrrc31 gene encoding leucine-rich repeat-containing protein 31 isoform X1, with product MRPFPFPRGETVRAQIGFKRSSTVCVCVCVCVCVCVCVCVCVCVCVCVCVCVCVCVCVCVCVCVCVCVCVCVCVSGAEEDERDVSWGRVCVFLQRLGKKADSRSLSLAHCDVTATDLLELATLLQFLPQLEEMDVSWNELIGGSLQALTSHLHLVGGARTLRLCGCRLNADDVTALGEALGCVPHLEILDLSWNGGVGGGGLQGLLGKVPPPLRELRLVSCQLSAADASALGGVLSSLPRLSVLDVSCNPRLSQGGGGGGGFSDLAAALCHAPSLTTLGLQACGLSSSCLDALGRTSSLGVCSHQSVFELMTCRPLCPTGGSLRQLPSVREMDLSCNKGLSGGLHPLTVHLAHLPRLESLDLHLCCLTHTDLEALIQVLPSLTALTELNVSSNQEAGAVVHALVSALPLTQMKRLPLNSCRLSEESFTALALAVPFLHTVDVSWCKAVGGRVALLLDALQPALVQELRLSSCELSTEDLQHLAVVCRRGCMSSLLVLDLSYNGSVGSAGWSALFEAGGLGSLEDVDLSLRPSTSASCSAWLPALLCALPRLPALTRLAMQRWTMSSRERQQLSHSARKRNVLLELDPDSRDTASSGQTTNQESPEE
- the lrrc31 gene encoding leucine-rich repeat-containing protein 31 isoform X3; its protein translation is MDPAGGQRGRDAPRRSPLDIIMSQIRRKRTASDRKPLGRFLSRTSERTGGIPEDGESGGREERAPSSGAEEDERDVSWGRVCVFLQRLGKKADSRSLSLAHCDVTATDLLELATLLQFLPQLEEMDVSWNELIGGSLQALTSHLHLVGGARTLRLCGCRLNADDVTALGEALGCVPHLEILDLSWNGGVGGGGLQGLLGKVPPPLRELRLVSCQLSAADASALGGVLSSLPRLSVLDVSCNPRLSQGGGGGGGFSDLAAALCHAPSLTTLGLQACGLSSSCLDALGGSLRQLPSVREMDLSCNKGLSGGLHPLTVHLAHLPRLESLDLHLCCLTHTDLEALIQVLPSLTALTELNVSSNQEAGAVVHALVSALPLTQMKRLPLNSCRLSEESFTALALAVPFLHTVDVSWCKAVGGRVALLLDALQPALVQELRLSSCELSTEDLQHLAVVCRRGCMSSLLVLDLSYNGSVGSAGWSALFEAGGLGSLEDVDLSLRPSTSASCSAWLPALLCALPRLPALTRLAMQRWTMSSRERQQLSHSARKRNVLLELDPDSRDTASSGQTTNQESPEE
- the lrrc31 gene encoding leucine-rich repeat-containing protein 31 isoform X2, with the translated sequence MRPFPFPRGETVRAQIGFKRSSTVCVCVCVCVCVCVCVCVCVCVCVCVCVCVCVCVCVCVCVCVCVCVCVCVCVSGAEEDERDVSWGRVCVFLQRLGKKADSRSLSLAHCDVTATDLLELATLLQFLPQLEEMDVSWNELIGGSLQALTSHLHLVGGARTLRLCGCRLNADDVTALGEALGCVPHLEILDLSWNGGVGGGGLQGLLGKVPPPLRELRLVSCQLSAADASALGGVLSSLPRLSVLDVSCNPRLSQGGGGGGGFSDLAAALCHAPSLTTLGLQACGLSSSCLDALGGSLRQLPSVREMDLSCNKGLSGGLHPLTVHLAHLPRLESLDLHLCCLTHTDLEALIQVLPSLTALTELNVSSNQEAGAVVHALVSALPLTQMKRLPLNSCRLSEESFTALALAVPFLHTVDVSWCKAVGGRVALLLDALQPALVQELRLSSCELSTEDLQHLAVVCRRGCMSSLLVLDLSYNGSVGSAGWSALFEAGGLGSLEDVDLSLRPSTSASCSAWLPALLCALPRLPALTRLAMQRWTMSSRERQQLSHSARKRNVLLELDPDSRDTASSGQTTNQESPEE